The proteins below are encoded in one region of Thermosipho atlanticus DSM 15807:
- a CDS encoding IS3 family transposase, with product GIIQSMSRKGIPQDNGPVESFFSHFKEELVKIHVEKTKEEYKRLISEYIRFYNEERYQKRLNNMAPVEYRSHAV from the coding sequence GGGAATAATTCAAAGCATGTCAAGAAAGGGAATACCACAAGACAATGGACCTGTAGAAAGCTTCTTTAGTCATTTTAAAGAAGAATTGGTAAAGATACATGTGGAAAAAACAAAAGAAGAATACAAGAGGTTGATATCAGAATATATAAGATTTTACAATGAAGAGAGGTATCAAAAAAGACTAAACAACATGGCTCCGGTGGAGTACCGAAGCCATGCTGTTTGA
- a CDS encoding FTR1 family iron permease, translating into MAVFLITFRETLEAALIVGILFAFLNKNKANKFKKNVWFGVFSGIILSLIFGFFFKLLNENLGDRASEIFEGFVALIGALLISSLILWINTKENFILNITNQLKKNFNTKNFSLILMLVTLVNILREGVETVIFLAAIPGDNSLDIVFGFTGILFAIFIGYSFYKGILKINISTFFKITNILLILFASGLIAYGIHELQEAYIIPIIIEHIYDINSFINENGPLGSILKGLFGYNGNPSLIETIAYWTYLIPTMYLTLKKNNS; encoded by the coding sequence ATGGCAGTATTTTTGATCACTTTTAGAGAAACGCTTGAAGCAGCACTCATAGTTGGTATACTTTTTGCATTTCTCAATAAAAATAAGGCAAATAAATTCAAAAAGAACGTATGGTTTGGTGTATTTTCTGGTATTATCCTGAGTTTAATTTTCGGCTTCTTTTTCAAACTTCTTAATGAAAACCTCGGTGATCGTGCTTCTGAAATATTTGAAGGATTTGTTGCACTTATTGGTGCTTTACTTATTTCTAGCCTTATTCTTTGGATTAACACAAAGGAAAATTTCATTTTGAATATAACCAACCAATTAAAGAAAAATTTTAATACTAAAAACTTTTCTTTAATTCTTATGCTCGTAACTTTAGTAAATATATTACGTGAAGGAGTCGAAACAGTAATTTTTCTTGCGGCAATTCCAGGTGATAACTCATTGGATATAGTATTTGGCTTTACAGGAATTTTATTTGCTATTTTCATAGGCTATTCTTTTTATAAAGGTATATTGAAAATTAATATTTCAACTTTTTTCAAAATAACAAACATTCTTTTAATCTTATTCGCCTCGGGTTTAATCGCATATGGTATTCATGAACTTCAAGAAGCATATATCATACCAATAATAATTGAACATATCTATGATATTAACTCTTTTATAAATGAAAATGGACCTTTAGGAAGCATTTTGAAAGGATTATTCGGATACAATGGTAATCCTTCTCTTATTGAAACAATCGCATACTGGACATATCTCATCCCTACAATGTATCTAACCCTTAAAAAAAATAATTCCTAA
- the rpsO gene encoding 30S ribosomal protein S15 produces the protein MDKKEIIKEFQIHEGDTGSTEVQIALLTARIRHLTEHLKKHPKDFHSRRGLMKLVGRRRKILKYLRNKNPEAYKTVIQKLGLRK, from the coding sequence ATGGACAAAAAAGAAATCATTAAAGAATTTCAAATTCATGAAGGTGACACGGGAAGCACAGAAGTTCAAATTGCCCTTTTAACTGCTAGAATTAGGCACTTGACAGAACATCTAAAAAAGCATCCAAAGGATTTTCATTCTAGAAGAGGACTTATGAAATTAGTTGGTAGAAGAAGAAAGATTTTGAAATATTTAAGAAACAAGAATCCAGAAGCTTACAAAACAGTAATTCAGAAACTAGGATTAAGAAAATAA
- the queA gene encoding tRNA preQ1(34) S-adenosylmethionine ribosyltransferase-isomerase QueA has product MNIKDFDYLLPEELIAQKPIEPRDSSRLMVLNREKRVIEHKIFRDIINYLGEGDLLIRNVTKVIPARLYGRKITGAKIELLLLEKIDKGIWEALVKPGSKVKKGTKIIFGEDLEAICRGWGEEGSRIIEFNTDNEEDIFKYGKAPFPHYIKNENISFERYQTVYSKEIGSVAAPTAGLHFTKGLLQKLKSKGVVFADVVLHVGLGTFRPVKVENIENHKMHSETYYVPKETVKKIKEFKKNKGRIIAVGTTSVRTLETIARLPEQEHYHGKTDIFIYPPFEFRLTDAIITNFHLPKSTLLMLVSAFAGREFILEAYKIAVQEKYRFFSFGDACFIY; this is encoded by the coding sequence TTGAATATAAAAGATTTTGATTATTTGTTACCTGAAGAATTAATTGCTCAAAAACCAATTGAACCAAGGGATTCTTCCAGATTAATGGTTTTGAATAGAGAAAAAAGAGTTATAGAGCACAAAATATTTAGGGATATCATAAATTATTTGGGTGAAGGTGACCTTTTGATTAGAAATGTAACTAAGGTAATTCCGGCACGGTTATACGGTAGAAAAATAACGGGTGCAAAAATAGAGCTCCTCCTTTTAGAAAAGATTGATAAGGGAATTTGGGAAGCGTTGGTGAAACCTGGTAGTAAAGTTAAAAAGGGTACTAAAATAATTTTTGGTGAAGATTTAGAAGCAATTTGTAGAGGTTGGGGTGAAGAAGGTTCAAGAATTATAGAATTTAATACTGATAATGAAGAAGATATTTTTAAATATGGTAAGGCACCTTTTCCTCATTATATAAAAAATGAGAATATTTCTTTTGAGAGATACCAAACAGTATATTCAAAAGAAATTGGTTCAGTAGCTGCTCCCACGGCAGGATTGCACTTTACTAAGGGATTATTGCAAAAATTAAAAAGTAAAGGAGTTGTGTTTGCTGATGTAGTGTTGCATGTTGGACTTGGAACTTTTAGACCTGTTAAAGTGGAAAATATTGAAAATCATAAAATGCATTCAGAAACTTATTATGTGCCAAAAGAAACGGTAAAAAAGATAAAAGAATTTAAAAAAAATAAAGGAAGAATTATTGCGGTTGGTACTACTAGTGTGAGAACTCTCGAAACAATAGCTAGGCTTCCTGAGCAAGAACATTATCATGGAAAAACAGATATTTTTATTTATCCACCGTTTGAATTTAGATTAACCGACGCAATTATAACAAATTTTCATCTTCCAAAATCGACATTATTAATGTTGGTTTCAGCATTTGCGGGTAGAGAATTTATATTAGAAGCATATAAAATTGCTGTGCAAGAAAAATACAGATTTTTTTCATTTGGTGATGCTTGTTTTATTTATTAA
- a CDS encoding site-specific integrase — MKKVNNDDLKKFIEYLNVQNISENTKKNYISMVESFLDFVDGEVTVNNVKRWLDKIRSSYKHTAWRQYFVPLRSFLQRFYPLIFSEVVEDLKVPYKKADYEMISILDFWKLYEEAEKMAKRGNEKYVLLVGLAGIIGLKSGEIVNLKGTDIQGDKLFVKGTNIITYQIVPPINEWLKKYEGKDVYLISTSEGKPVKPSYLALMLRGLQKKVEISFSKPLSVEILRNVAVGRQVISQPSLPYVMDLFKYNSTKTIEDIARYIAERGDLRTILSVEVVEDLNPILEFFSKLAIPVRKVENAYIVSRTAYIKRGEKFSRLNTIFVVRKLDEWQSFIEKLGYEVKRRKGENYFIFLVGRLRVAFYEYPEI; from the coding sequence ATGAAAAAGGTTAATAATGATGACCTAAAAAAGTTTATAGAATATTTAAACGTTCAAAACATCTCTGAGAATACTAAAAAAAATTATATATCAATGGTTGAATCCTTTTTAGATTTTGTAGATGGTGAAGTTACAGTTAATAACGTGAAAAGATGGCTTGATAAGATAAGAAGTAGTTATAAACATACTGCATGGAGACAATATTTTGTTCCATTGCGTTCATTTCTGCAAAGATTTTATCCTTTGATTTTTTCTGAAGTTGTAGAAGATTTAAAAGTGCCTTACAAAAAAGCAGATTACGAAATGATTTCTATTTTGGATTTCTGGAAATTGTATGAGGAAGCAGAAAAAATGGCTAAAAGAGGTAACGAAAAGTATGTTTTACTTGTGGGACTTGCAGGTATTATTGGCTTGAAATCTGGAGAAATTGTTAATTTAAAGGGTACAGATATTCAGGGTGACAAGTTATTTGTTAAAGGAACTAATATTATAACTTATCAAATTGTTCCTCCTATAAATGAATGGTTGAAGAAGTATGAAGGAAAAGATGTTTATTTGATTTCAACTTCTGAGGGTAAACCTGTAAAACCCTCCTATTTAGCTTTAATGTTAAGAGGTTTGCAAAAAAAAGTCGAGATAAGTTTCTCAAAGCCCTTGTCAGTTGAAATTTTGAGAAATGTCGCTGTTGGTAGGCAGGTAATTTCGCAACCTTCGCTTCCATATGTCATGGATCTTTTTAAATATAATTCTACAAAAACAATAGAAGATATAGCAAGATATATTGCCGAAAGAGGAGATTTGAGAACTATTTTATCGGTAGAAGTGGTTGAAGATTTAAATCCAATTTTAGAATTTTTCAGTAAATTAGCTATACCAGTTAGAAAAGTTGAAAACGCTTATATCGTTTCCAGAACAGCTTATATCAAAAGAGGGGAAAAATTTTCTAGGCTTAATACAATTTTTGTTGTTAGGAAACTTGATGAATGGCAAAGTTTTATTGAAAAACTTGGTTATGAAGTTAAAAGGAGAAAAGGTGAAAACTACTTTATCTTTTTGGTTGGAAGATTGAGAGTAGCATTTTACGAATATCCAGAAATTTGA
- a CDS encoding alanine/ornithine racemase family PLP-dependent enzyme, with translation MSYPRLIIDLEKIYQNALTLQNLCGKNNIELVGVTKLVLGDPKIAWVLKKAGIKILGDSRLSNIKRMVQNNIPGPFQLLRIPMLSEIEEVVNYVDEILVSEEETVLKVEEVAKKYDKNIQIIYMIDVGDLREGIWYEEAPEKILNLSKRLSTVTIRGIGTNLGCFGGVLPTKENMNILVKIKKYLEKKLGKKLIVSGGNTVALKLVESGELPSEINQFRIGEALLLGTDATGHREISYLSQDTVILEAEIIEIDYKPSIPVGKIGRDSMGRIPHFEDKGWRKRLILAMGEQDIDPTGLKPFDKELEILHASSDHTIVDITNSSQQYKLGDIVKFRMSYGCALRAFTSPYIEKIYK, from the coding sequence GTGTCCTACCCCCGATTAATAATAGATTTAGAAAAAATTTACCAAAATGCTTTAACATTACAAAATTTATGTGGAAAAAATAATATTGAACTTGTAGGAGTCACAAAACTCGTTCTTGGAGATCCAAAAATTGCTTGGGTATTAAAAAAAGCAGGTATAAAAATTTTGGGAGATTCAAGACTTTCAAATATCAAAAGAATGGTTCAAAATAATATCCCCGGCCCTTTTCAATTACTCAGAATCCCTATGCTTTCAGAAATTGAAGAAGTAGTTAACTATGTTGATGAAATATTGGTGTCAGAAGAAGAAACCGTGCTTAAAGTTGAAGAGGTTGCAAAAAAATATGATAAAAATATTCAAATTATATATATGATAGATGTTGGAGATTTAAGAGAAGGAATTTGGTATGAAGAAGCCCCGGAAAAGATTTTAAATTTATCTAAAAGATTGTCGACTGTTACCATTAGAGGAATTGGAACAAATCTTGGATGTTTCGGAGGAGTTCTTCCTACAAAAGAAAATATGAATATACTGGTAAAGATTAAAAAATATCTTGAAAAAAAATTAGGTAAAAAGTTGATAGTTTCTGGTGGTAATACAGTTGCCTTAAAATTAGTTGAATCTGGTGAACTACCGAGTGAAATCAATCAGTTCAGAATTGGGGAAGCACTTTTACTAGGAACTGATGCAACTGGACATCGGGAAATTTCCTACCTTTCACAAGATACTGTTATCTTAGAAGCTGAAATTATCGAAATTGATTATAAACCATCGATTCCTGTAGGAAAAATTGGGAGAGATTCGATGGGAAGAATTCCACACTTTGAAGACAAAGGCTGGAGAAAACGATTGATCCTTGCTATGGGTGAACAAGATATCGATCCTACTGGATTAAAACCTTTTGATAAAGAGCTTGAAATACTTCACGCTTCTAGTGATCATACAATTGTAGATATTACAAATTCTTCACAACAATATAAGCTTGGAGACATTGTAAAATTCCGCATGTCATATGGATGCGCACTCCGAGCTTTTACAAGCCCTTATATTGAAAAAATCTATAAATAA
- a CDS encoding dipeptidase: MVIIDGHFDLLPLVFERRRKGESNIIKKYFLNDIKEGGVNIIVSSLYIMNEYIPEMSLRIALDQISSLYYEIEENENKYILCKNYEDVKYAIDNNLLGIMLSFEGSEPIYEDIYLLRIFFNLGVRFLGLTWNRRTYVADGIETNSNGGLTNFGKKVVKEAQKLGMLIDVSHLNETGFWDVLKLSNRPVIASHSNARKIYDSPRNLTDEQIKAIAQTGGIIGINANGMFVTEKEEENNEIGLSKHIEHISKLVGVEYIALGLDFCDAFRNSPKDSLSGYRSLFKLREILIKKGFSPKEIEMIFGGNYINLYKNFLN, from the coding sequence ATGGTAATAATTGATGGTCATTTTGACCTCCTTCCTCTTGTTTTCGAGCGCAGAAGAAAAGGTGAAAGTAATATCATCAAAAAGTATTTTCTAAATGATATAAAAGAGGGTGGTGTAAATATAATTGTTTCCTCCCTTTACATCATGAATGAATATATTCCCGAAATGTCACTTAGAATTGCACTTGATCAAATTAGTTCACTTTACTATGAAATTGAAGAAAATGAAAATAAATATATTTTATGCAAAAATTATGAAGATGTAAAATACGCAATTGATAATAACTTATTGGGAATTATGCTTTCATTCGAAGGTTCAGAACCAATTTATGAAGATATTTATCTATTAAGAATTTTTTTTAATTTGGGAGTACGTTTTTTAGGCTTAACATGGAATAGAAGAACTTATGTTGCCGATGGTATAGAAACAAACTCAAATGGAGGACTTACAAATTTCGGCAAGAAAGTCGTCAAAGAAGCCCAAAAACTTGGAATGTTAATTGATGTAAGTCATTTAAATGAAACCGGATTCTGGGATGTTTTGAAACTTTCAAACAGGCCAGTAATTGCTTCACATTCAAATGCAAGAAAAATTTATGATTCTCCACGTAACTTAACTGATGAACAAATCAAAGCTATTGCTCAAACTGGGGGAATAATAGGTATAAATGCTAACGGAATGTTCGTGACTGAGAAAGAAGAAGAAAATAATGAAATTGGTCTTTCAAAACATATAGAGCATATTTCTAAACTAGTTGGTGTTGAATACATAGCATTGGGTCTTGATTTTTGTGATGCATTTAGAAATTCTCCTAAGGATTCTTTATCAGGTTATAGATCTCTCTTCAAGCTTCGCGAAATCCTTATTAAGAAAGGTTTCTCACCAAAAGAAATTGAAATGATTTTCGGAGGAAATTACATAAACCTTTATAAAAACTTTTTAAATTAA
- a CDS encoding TldD/PmbA family protein, protein MTYNEFKEKIFTLSKKEGFEAQIEFNDEREFSIRYANDDIDQYTDASKFFVVLKVLKNGKIGKSTTETLENPEETFYEAVSNWKIIDSEDENFFYDGKGNYLKIQTYSGKFEKLTVKEKIEFVKKLYASAKCDKKIVMVPYALFQHFTFTKKLSNTLGLDLETKSDGAYSFAMAISQDSSNHSGFWMKVGKNPEDLDPEEIGKKACNEALSLLGAKTVKSGKYRVIIRNTAFDSMLGLFKSMISAENVQKNMSPLKGKLNKKISNDVLTIIDTPYHPLSITNRSFDDEGVPTKEKAIIENGVLKTFLHNLKTAKKDKVEPTGNAIGRTGIGPINLMVQPGNSSFDDLVKKLDNGLIITSVDGMHSGANPISGDFSLGARGYKVDNGKIIGAVEQITISGNFLELIKKIEDVGNDILVTLGTITPSVLIEEIDIAGK, encoded by the coding sequence ATGACATACAATGAATTCAAAGAAAAAATTTTCACTCTTTCAAAAAAAGAAGGGTTCGAAGCTCAAATAGAATTTAACGACGAACGTGAATTTTCAATAAGATATGCAAATGATGACATTGATCAATACACTGACGCATCTAAATTTTTTGTTGTTTTAAAAGTCCTAAAAAATGGAAAAATTGGAAAATCTACAACTGAAACTTTAGAAAATCCTGAAGAAACATTTTACGAAGCAGTAAGCAATTGGAAAATAATTGATAGTGAAGACGAAAATTTCTTTTATGATGGTAAAGGAAATTATTTAAAAATACAAACCTACTCAGGAAAATTTGAAAAACTTACTGTTAAAGAAAAAATTGAGTTCGTAAAAAAACTTTATGCATCAGCAAAATGTGACAAAAAGATAGTTATGGTTCCTTACGCCCTTTTTCAACATTTTACATTCACCAAAAAACTCTCTAACACATTAGGACTTGACTTAGAAACTAAATCCGATGGAGCATATAGTTTCGCAATGGCAATATCTCAAGATAGTAGTAATCATTCTGGTTTTTGGATGAAAGTTGGAAAAAATCCTGAAGATTTAGATCCAGAAGAAATAGGGAAAAAAGCTTGTAATGAAGCTCTATCACTTTTGGGAGCTAAAACTGTTAAAAGCGGAAAATACAGAGTCATTATCAGAAACACTGCCTTTGACAGTATGCTAGGGCTTTTTAAATCAATGATTTCTGCTGAGAATGTTCAAAAAAATATGTCACCTTTGAAAGGAAAATTAAATAAAAAGATTTCAAACGATGTGCTAACCATTATAGATACTCCGTATCATCCCCTAAGCATTACAAATAGATCTTTTGATGATGAGGGAGTTCCTACAAAAGAAAAAGCTATAATTGAGAATGGTGTTTTGAAAACTTTTCTTCACAATTTAAAAACTGCTAAAAAGGATAAAGTTGAACCCACAGGAAACGCAATTGGACGGACAGGAATCGGACCAATTAACCTTATGGTACAACCTGGAAATAGCTCGTTCGACGACCTTGTTAAAAAACTTGATAACGGACTAATTATAACAAGTGTAGATGGTATGCATTCGGGAGCAAACCCTATATCAGGTGATTTTTCTCTTGGAGCTAGGGGATACAAAGTTGATAACGGTAAAATCATTGGAGCGGTAGAACAAATAACCATCTCAGGGAATTTCCTTGAACTTATTAAAAAAATCGAAGATGTTGGTAATGATATTCTCGTAACTCTAGGGACTATAACGCCGAGTGTTTTAATAGAAGAAATAGATATTGCCGGAAAATAA
- a CDS encoding TldD/PmbA family protein has product MLDRSIIHDVIGTVLKFGGDFAEVFVEKKYESKFELKDGKLENASTGTIVGVGIRGFLNNKAIYAYTNVLERENLLSVAKRVGEALGESKLNDIVLDFDDKKLKNKHIVYFYPKDVEKNKKVEVMKRAYYSAKNFSKLIKQVAIMYWDYDQEILVTNSEGVWAEDRRIRTRLMISAIAEHNGNMERGFYGPGAGMGFEFFDRLNVEDAAKRAARIAVRMVDAEPAPAGKMPVVISNEFGGVIFHEAVGHALEATAVAKGASVFAGKLGQKVAAECVSAVDDATIPNAWGSANIDDEGTPTQRNLLIDKGILVGYLIDKLGGRRMGMKSTGSGRRQDYTFAPTSRMSNTFILPGDYYPEEIIAATEYGLYAKTMGGGSVIPGTGEFNFAVMEAYLIENGRITKPVKGATLIGKGYEIIQKIDMVGNDIDRGQGMCGSVSGSIPADVGQPTIRVSEITVGGRNK; this is encoded by the coding sequence GTGCTTGATAGGAGTATTATTCACGATGTTATTGGAACTGTACTTAAATTTGGAGGAGATTTTGCAGAAGTTTTTGTTGAAAAAAAATATGAAAGCAAATTCGAATTAAAAGACGGAAAATTGGAAAATGCAAGCACTGGCACAATTGTCGGCGTAGGCATAAGAGGATTTTTGAACAACAAAGCTATATATGCATATACTAACGTTCTTGAAAGGGAAAATTTGCTTTCAGTTGCAAAAAGAGTGGGTGAAGCCCTCGGTGAAAGCAAATTAAATGATATTGTACTTGATTTCGATGATAAAAAATTAAAAAACAAGCATATTGTTTATTTTTATCCAAAAGATGTTGAAAAAAATAAAAAAGTAGAAGTAATGAAAAGAGCATATTATTCAGCTAAGAACTTTTCAAAACTAATCAAGCAAGTTGCAATTATGTACTGGGACTATGATCAAGAAATATTAGTTACCAATTCTGAAGGTGTATGGGCCGAAGATAGAAGAATTAGAACAAGGCTAATGATAAGTGCTATAGCAGAGCACAATGGAAATATGGAAAGAGGATTTTACGGTCCAGGTGCAGGAATGGGTTTTGAATTCTTTGATAGATTAAACGTTGAAGATGCAGCAAAAAGGGCTGCAAGAATCGCAGTTAGAATGGTAGATGCTGAACCAGCACCTGCAGGGAAAATGCCTGTTGTAATTTCCAATGAATTTGGTGGTGTCATCTTTCATGAAGCTGTAGGACACGCTTTAGAAGCGACAGCAGTTGCAAAAGGCGCATCTGTTTTTGCAGGAAAATTAGGTCAAAAAGTTGCTGCTGAATGTGTTTCGGCAGTTGACGATGCAACAATTCCAAATGCTTGGGGTTCAGCAAATATTGATGATGAAGGAACTCCTACACAAAGAAATCTGCTAATTGATAAAGGTATATTAGTTGGATATTTGATCGATAAACTCGGTGGAAGAAGAATGGGAATGAAAAGTACAGGAAGTGGGAGAAGACAAGATTACACATTTGCACCTACATCAAGAATGAGTAACACATTTATCCTTCCTGGAGATTACTATCCTGAAGAAATAATCGCTGCAACAGAATATGGCCTTTATGCAAAAACTATGGGAGGTGGTTCGGTAATTCCCGGTACTGGTGAATTTAATTTTGCAGTAATGGAAGCCTATCTAATAGAAAATGGAAGAATAACTAAACCAGTAAAAGGAGCAACTTTAATAGGAAAAGGATATGAAATAATACAAAAAATCGACATGGTGGGAAACGATATAGATAGAGGTCAAGGAATGTGTGGTTCAGTTTCTGGTTCCATTCCTGCAGACGTAGGACAACCTACCATAAGAGTTTCTGAAATAACTGTTGGGGGGCGAAATAAATGA
- a CDS encoding ribonuclease III domain-containing protein has translation MNIFEKVHPNVDIREIPTDSLAYIGDAVFNLFIKLSYFKKTSAYNLHKNTHSIVNRKNQAEILDALLPLLNEEELSFVKRGINSKGASKYGNDPAYRKSTGFEVLVGYLYLINQDRLYSLLKEVLK, from the coding sequence TTGAATATTTTTGAGAAAGTTCATCCAAATGTTGATATTAGAGAAATTCCAACTGATTCGTTAGCATATATTGGAGATGCTGTTTTTAACTTGTTCATAAAGTTAAGCTATTTTAAGAAAACCTCTGCTTATAACCTTCATAAAAACACCCACAGTATTGTTAATAGAAAAAACCAAGCAGAGATATTAGATGCTCTCCTTCCACTTTTAAACGAAGAGGAGTTATCATTTGTTAAAAGAGGAATAAACAGCAAAGGAGCAAGTAAATATGGAAACGATCCCGCTTATAGGAAAAGTACTGGGTTTGAAGTATTAGTTGGTTATTTATACTTAATTAACCAAGACAGATTATATAGTTTGTTAAAGGAGGTTTTAAAATGA
- the groES gene encoding co-chaperone GroES, translated as MKVRPLGSRLLIKPITEEKRTEGGIVLPDTAKEKPMKAEVIAVGNIEDSDIEINVGDKVIFSKYSGTEIKIEDEDYIIIDLDDILAKIED; from the coding sequence ATGAAAGTCAGACCATTGGGTTCAAGACTCTTAATTAAACCTATAACGGAAGAAAAAAGAACAGAAGGTGGAATTGTTCTTCCAGATACCGCAAAGGAAAAACCTATGAAGGCTGAAGTTATTGCTGTAGGTAACATAGAAGATTCAGATATTGAGATTAACGTTGGGGATAAAGTTATATTCTCGAAATATTCGGGTACGGAAATAAAGATTGAAGATGAAGATTACATTATTATTGATTTAGATGACATATTAGCAAAAATTGAAGACTAA
- the groL gene encoding chaperonin GroEL (60 kDa chaperone family; promotes refolding of misfolded polypeptides especially under stressful conditions; forms two stacked rings of heptamers to form a barrel-shaped 14mer; ends can be capped by GroES; misfolded proteins enter the barrel where they are refolded when GroES binds) codes for MAKLLRFSEEARRALERGVDAVADAVKITLGPKGRNVVIEKSWGSPTITNDGVSIAKEIELEDKFENLGAQLVKEVASKTNDVAGDGTTTATVLAQAMIKEGIKNVTAGANPILVKRGIEKAVKVAVEEIKNISKKLTSSDDIAHVASISANSEEIGKLIAEAMEKVGEDGVITVEDSKSIDTFVEFTEGMQFDRGYISPYFVTDPEKMEVVYNEPFILITDRKLSNIKPLIPILEKVAQTGKPLVIIAEDVEGEALTTLVLNKLKGTLNTVAVKAPGFGDRRKAMLQDIAILTGGIVASEEVGIDLEKLELTDLGKADVVRVKKDETIIVGGHGDQEEIKKRISQIKAQIEQTTSEYEKETLQERMAKLAGGVAVIKVGAATETELKEKKHRIEDALSATRAAVEEGIVPGGGITLLRSRKAVEKVVEELDGDEKIGAKIVYEALSAPIIQIAKNAGYEGAIIIHKVLEKDEPAYGFDALRGEYCNMFERGIIDPAKVTRSALQNAASIAGMLLTTEVLVVEKPEPKNNTPTPEMPEY; via the coding sequence ATGGCAAAGTTGTTAAGATTCAGTGAAGAAGCAAGAAGAGCTCTTGAAAGAGGAGTTGATGCGGTAGCAGATGCAGTGAAAATTACATTGGGCCCCAAAGGTAGGAATGTAGTTATTGAAAAATCATGGGGTAGTCCAACAATTACTAACGATGGTGTTTCTATAGCAAAAGAAATTGAATTAGAAGATAAATTTGAAAATCTTGGAGCACAACTTGTTAAGGAAGTTGCAAGTAAGACAAATGATGTAGCAGGTGATGGTACAACAACAGCAACAGTTCTTGCACAAGCTATGATTAAAGAAGGAATTAAAAATGTTACTGCAGGAGCAAATCCAATACTTGTAAAAAGAGGAATTGAAAAAGCAGTAAAAGTTGCTGTTGAAGAAATCAAGAATATTTCTAAGAAACTAACAAGTTCCGATGATATTGCTCATGTAGCATCTATAAGCGCTAACAGTGAAGAAATTGGAAAGTTAATTGCTGAAGCAATGGAAAAAGTTGGAGAAGATGGTGTAATAACTGTTGAAGATAGCAAATCAATTGATACTTTTGTGGAATTTACCGAAGGTATGCAATTTGATAGAGGATACATATCTCCATATTTTGTAACTGATCCTGAAAAGATGGAAGTAGTTTACAATGAACCATTCATTCTTATTACTGACAGAAAACTTTCAAATATAAAACCACTTATTCCAATTCTTGAAAAAGTAGCTCAAACTGGAAAACCATTAGTAATTATTGCTGAAGATGTTGAAGGTGAAGCATTAACAACTCTTGTTCTCAATAAACTTAAAGGAACACTCAATACTGTAGCAGTAAAAGCACCTGGTTTTGGTGATAGGAGAAAGGCAATGCTTCAAGATATTGCAATTCTTACTGGTGGAATTGTTGCAAGTGAAGAGGTAGGAATTGATCTTGAAAAGTTAGAACTTACAGATCTTGGAAAAGCAGATGTTGTTAGGGTTAAGAAAGATGAAACAATAATTGTTGGTGGACACGGCGATCAAGAAGAAATTAAGAAGAGAATTTCTCAAATAAAAGCACAAATTGAACAAACAACTTCAGAATACGAAAAAGAAACTTTACAAGAAAGAATGGCAAAATTAGCTGGTGGAGTAGCTGTTATAAAAGTTGGTGCTGCAACTGAAACAGAATTAAAAGAGAAAAAACATAGAATTGAAGATGCTCTTAGTGCTACTAGGGCAGCAGTTGAAGAAGGAATTGTTCCTGGTGGAGGAATAACTTTACTTAGATCTAGAAAAGCAGTAGAAAAAGTTGTTGAAGAACTCGATGGTGACGAGAAAATTGGTGCAAAAATTGTTTACGAAGCTCTTTCAGCTCCAATCATTCAAATTGCTAAAAATGCAGGTTATGAAGGTGCAATAATTATTCATAAAGTTCTTGAAAAAGATGAACCTGCATATGGATTTGACGCATTACGTGGAGAATATTGTAACATGTTTGAACGTGGAATAATTGATCCTGCAAAAGTTACAAGAAGCGCTCTTCAAAATGCCGCTTCAATTGCTGGAATGCTCTTAACAACAGAAGTACTTGTTGTTGAAAAACCAGAACCAAAAAATAATACCCCAACACCAGAAATGCCAGAATATTAA